From one Rosa rugosa chromosome 4, drRosRugo1.1, whole genome shotgun sequence genomic stretch:
- the LOC133744607 gene encoding protein SCO1 homolog 1, mitochondrial, with amino-acid sequence MLRIVKHLRHANRSLVRCGLPVLSPPLTEGLQHQHLPLLQQSLTIYQRCLLSTTTTASANQGESKSKTSENANSDEGSKSGESHESSNAGKSVRGGPVSWLSFLLLVATGAGIILYYDKEKRQHIQDIFNASKEVKQGPSAGLAAIGGPFNLINHDGKRVTEKDFLGKWTLIYFGFTHCPDICPDELQKLATAVDKIKDNAGIEIVPVFISVDPERDTVEQVREYVKEFHPRLIGLTGNSDEIHSVARAYRVYYMKTTEEDSDYLVDHSIVMYLMSPTMDFVKFFGKNNDVDSLADGITKEIKQYKK; translated from the exons ATGCTCAG GATTGTGAAGCATCTTCGGCACGCCAATCGATCTTTGGTGAGATGCGGGCTGCCAGTGCTATCGCCTCCACTCACTGAGGGTCTTCAGCATCAGCATCTTCCACTCCTTCAACAG TCGTTGACTATTTATCAAAGATGTCTATTGTCAACAACTACCACTGCTTCTGCAAATCAAggagaatcaaaatcaaaaacttcTGAAAATGCTAATTCTGATGAAGGGAGCAAGTCCGGGGAATCACATGAAAGCAGTAATGCTGGAAAATCTGTCCGTGGAGGG CCTGTTTCGTGGTTGAGCTTTTTGTTGCTCGTAGCAACCGGGGCAGGAATCATCCTCTACTATGACAAGGAAAAGAGACAGCATATTCAAG ACATATTTAATGCATCCAAGGAGGTAAAGCAAGGACCATCTGCTGGATTAGCTGCTATTGGAGGTCCATTCAATCTTATCAACCACGATGGGAAGCGTGTAACTGAAAAAGACTTTCTGGGGAAATGGACGTTAATCTACTTTGGTTTCACTCACTGCCCTGATATCTGCCCAGATGAGTTGCAGAAACTAGCCACTGCAGTTGATAAAATAA AGGACAATGCAGGGATTGAGATAGTCCCCGTGTTCATCTCTGTTGATCCTGAAAGAGATACTGTTGAGCAAGTCCGTGAATATGTCAAAG AGTTTCATCCAAGGTTGATTGGGTTAACGGGTAACTCGGATGAGATACACAGTGTGGCCCGTGCCTATCGTGTATATTATATGAAGACAACAGAAGAAGATTCAGATTACCTTGTTGATCATTCCATAGTCAT GTACTTGATGAGCCCTACTATGGACTTTGTTAAATTTTTTGGGAAGAACAATGATGTTGATTCACTTGCTGATGGCATAACCAAAGAGATAAAGCAGTACAAGAAATAG
- the LOC133746214 gene encoding 3-hydroxy-3-methylglutaryl-coenzyme A reductase 1-like, which yields MDIRRRPPKRPRPTAVNGGTHSHQHRRNEKASTSSSSSSSSSSSGGGPKASDALPLPLYLTNAVFFTLFFSVAYYLLHRWRDKIRTSTPLHVVNLSELAAIVTLIASFIYLLGFFGIDFVQSFISRASHYDDDIEEEDDVLFDSRCCPPPAKSKFADADPDPALCSEEDEDIIQAVVNGAVLPYSLESKLGDCKRAAAIRREWLQRTTGRSLQGLPLEGFDYDSILGQCCESPVGYVQIPVGIAGPLLLDGFEYMVPMATTEGCLVASMNRGCKAIRLSGGADSQVYRDGMTRAPVVKFGSAVRACELFYYLENRVNFDTLAVVFNRSSRFARLQSIFPSLSGMTLHIRFNCSTGDAMGMNMFSKGVQNVLDYLQNDFPDMEVIGISGNFCSDKKAAAVNWILGRGKSVVCESVIKEEVVKEVLKTSVSKLVQLHLNKNFVGSAVAGSVGGYNAHASNIVSAIFIATGQDPAQNVESSHCLTNIVSINDGRDIHASVTMPCIEVGTVGGGTQLASQSACLNMLGVKGASQGSPGSNSRRLATIIAGSVLAGELSLLSATAAGDVVKSHMKYNRSSKDISNAAS from the exons ATGGACATCCGCCGTCGGCCCCCCAAAAGGCCTCGTCCGACGGCCGTTAATGGTGGGACCCACTCGCACCAGCACCGTCGAAATGAGAAAGCAtctacctcttcttcttcttcttcttcttcttcatcatccgGAGGCGGCCCGAAAGCGTCCGACGCGCTGCCGCTGCCACTGTATTTGACGAACGCCGTCTTCTTCACTCTCTTCTTCTCCGTCGCCTACTACCTCCTCCACCGCTGGCGCGACAAGATCCGAACGTCCACGCCGCTCCACGTAGTCAACCTCTCTGAACTCGCCGCCATTGTTACCCTCATCGCCTCCTTCATCTACCTCCTCGGCTTCTTCGGCATCGACTTCGTCCAGTCCTTCATCTCACGCGCCTCCCACTACGACGACGACatcgaagaagaagatgacGTCCTCTTCGATTCCCGCTGCTGCCCTCCCCCGGCCAAATCCAAATTCGCCGACGCCGACCCCGACCCCGCATTGTGCTCCGAGGAGGACGAGGACATCATCCAGGCCGTTGTAAACGGCGCCGTTCTGCCCTACTCTCTCGAATCGAAGCTCGGGGACTGCAAGAGAGCGGCGGCGATTCGGCGCGAGTGGCTTCAGAGAACGACCGGGAGGTCACTGCAGGGTTTGCCTCTCGAAGGATTCGATTACGACTCCATTCTCGGGCAGTGCTGCGAGTCGCCGGTCGGATACGTGCAGATTCCTGTGGGAATTGCCGGGCCGTTGTTGCTGGACGGGTTTGAATACATGGTGCCAATGGCGACGACGGAGGGGTGCTTGGTGGCGAGCATGAACAGAGGTTGCAAGGCCATTCGCCTCTCCGGTGGGGCCGACTCCCAGGTGTATAGGGACGGCATGACCAGAGCGCCGGTGGTCAAGTTTGGCTCTGCCGTTAGAGCTTGCGAGCTCTTCTACTACTTGGAGAACCGTGTCAATTTCGATACTCTCGCCGTCGTTTTCAATAG ATCAAGTCGATTTGCGAGGCTACAAAGCATATTTCCTTCGCTTTCCGGGATGACGCTGCACATAAGATTTAACTGCAGCACAGGTGATGCCATGGGGATGAACATGTTCTCCAAAGGGGTTCAGAATGTTCTTGATTATCTGCAAAACGACTTTCCTGATATGGAGGTTATCGGCATATCTG GAAATTTTTGTTCGGACAAGAAAGCTGCTGCTGTAAACTGGATTCTAGGCCGTGGCAAATCAGTTGTTTGCGAGTCAGTAATCAAGGAAGAGGTGGTCAAAGAAGTGTTGAAAACGAGCGTGTCTAAGCTGGTACAACTCCATCTGAACAAGAACTTTGTAGGTTCTGCTGTGGCCGGATCTGTTGGTGGGTATAATGCCCATGCCAGCAACATCGTATCTGCGATCTTTATAGCCACCGGCCAAGATCCTGCACAGAATGTTGAGAGTTCACACTGTCTAACGAATATTGTATCCATCAATGACGGGAGGGACATTCATGCTTCTGTCACAATGCCTTGCATTGAG GTGGGTACAGTTGGAGGTGGGACTCAACTTGCATCTCAATCTGCTTGCTTAAATATGCTTGGTGTAAAAGGTGCAAGCCAAGGATCACCTGGATCAAACTCAAGGCGGTTGGCCACCATTATAGCCGGTTCAGTACTAGCCGGAGAACTCAGCCTCCTGTCTGCCACGGCAGCTGGTGATGTTGTCAAGAGTCACA